The proteins below come from a single Miscanthus floridulus cultivar M001 chromosome 1, ASM1932011v1, whole genome shotgun sequence genomic window:
- the LOC136464683 gene encoding uncharacterized protein codes for MANRTLGEFSAPTTANIRTGPIVNVRENGFELKPALINMVQSNQFCEKAHEDASEHLQHFLEICSTFIVKGVTQDAILLRLFLFSLLGKVKQWFHANKDRNTTWDNCSTTFLAKFFPTECPHHGTENWLLMQTFYHGLTNSTHETMDAATGGAFLSLTLLAVTTLVEKMASNQG; via the exons ATGGCTAACAGGACTCTcggtgaattctctgctccaactacggccaacatccgtactggaccGATAGTCAATGTCAGAGaaaatggattcgagctcaagccggctctcatcaacatggtgcaatcaAACCAGTTTTGtgaaaaggcacatgaagatgcaagtgaacatctccaacacttcctagagatctgcagcaccttcatcgtcaaaggagtaacccaggatgccatactacttcgcctcttcctgttttcacttttggggaaggtgAAGCAATGGTTCCATGCTAataaagatagaaacactacatgggataactgctccactacctttctagcaaagttctttcccacag AATGCCCTCATCATGGGacagagaattggctactcatgcagacgtTCTACCAcgggttgaccaacagtacccatgagactatggatgctgctactGGAGGTGCATTCTTGTCACTTACACTTCTAGCTGTGaccactcttgtggagaagatggcctccaaccaaggctag